CTTGGCCTCGGAGGAGGCGGCAAAGTCGTCTTTAAATGGCCTCGTCGGAGAAGAAGCCGCGTCGCCGGCGCCGCCATTCTCCTCTCCGTCCGCGTCcgcatcctcttcctcctcctcctcctcttcctccgagaAGTCGAAGGTGTATTTCGGCTTGGAGGCTGAGAGACAAGAGCGGAGTCCGTGTCACGGTTTGAATAATTAGCGAGTGTTGCGGCTGCGTTGCATCACAGCGAGCTCGGCGCTGATGAAACTGACGAAACCGTAGAACCAGCTCGCGTtattttgggtaaaaaaaaatgaaacgctAGCCGTCAAAGGTACAAGAATCACAGACTTGAgaaacatttaaagagaaacaGGTAATaggaaagagaagaggggggaaaTCTATTAGAATCCCTTGAAGGTTCTGTTCTAGTTAATGGATTTATTTTGTGATGATTCATTCACTGTCAGTCGGGGTTTTTGTtgacaaaggagagaaaaagaaaaatatcgcTTGACATACACTTTAAGATACTactgttgttttgttattttacagcTATCGACCCCCTGAGAGAATGACCTCATCGTTTGAATGGACCTTTGGTATAATTCAATAAAAGAATCAGCCCAACTCGTCTGCACTGAACACTCATACTACACCTAAAAggcctttgggggggggcgtttaccTGAGGCCCTCTGGGACTTGGTCTCTCTGGGGATGACGGGCTGGATGTCCTCGGCGTCGCTGTCCGACTTGGACTCGTCCTCGGACCAGGGGTTTCTCTTCTTGGCCTTCTTGACGGGGGTGCCTTTGGGTGCCGGGGTTTTCCTCACTCGGGGAGCACCTGCAGCGCGGTAAACAAAGTCACAAGAGCTCCTGCTTGGTTCAATAATAGATTTGGGTTTTCTCACAGAGCTGTGAAGGGACAAAGAGGCCCGAGAAGGTTTCTACCCTGGAAACCAGAGCGGCTCAGTGAACTATGTGAAAACCCGGCTTGTGCTCTCTGGCTCGATGGAGCTCACAAACATGTGTCTGTCTGAGCTGAGGAATCATTCATTTAATGCTACAGACAAACCCTCCTCCTCAGTCTGCAAACAGCATTCGACCTCTTTAACTATTTGGATGGAAATggaggagaaacaaacaaacggtgGATTTTCAGGTGTTAAAAGTTGGAAGTCCTGACCGggttctttcttctctttcttcacacGTGGAGCTTTTGGTTTGGCCGCAGCgttttctgctgctcctccctccACGGGCAAACCTTCCTCATCAAACTCTAGCTTCACGCCGGGCTCCACGTCActctgagggagaagaaaaaaaagagctcgtAAACCACCCCGTTCTCCCGGGGTCACTCTTCCGTTCGGGGCATTGCGTCGGCGGTCCTTACCTTCTTCTTCCTGGACAGCTTCTTGGCCGCGTCGGATCGGATTGCCAGAGTGGGAGGCTCCACCCTGCGGCCAAACGGCGAGGGCATGGTCTCCTCCAGGTTCAGCTTCTTCGCTTTGGGTTTGCCCACCTTCCCCTTCACCAGCTTGACGGCCTTTCCTAAACTCTGCTCCTCTCGCTCCTGGAGTTCCACTTTCTGGTCGACGGAACACAGCGAGTCTCCGGGTTAAATGGCTTTCTACATTCGGGTCGAAGGTCTCGGCTTGGGCCGAAGGCACGTGATGATCAAAACGCTGTGCGAGAACTCACATCCAGCTCCTCGATGAACACAGCCAAGTCCTCCTTCCACAGGTCCTCTGGTTGTTTCTTCTGGAGATCATTCAGCTCCGCTCTCTGCACATCAGCACATATTCACTTTGTTAATCAACACTTCCTCCACTACGCTACTACACAGCATCACCTTTGGTTTTTAGTCCGTTCTGTTTATCAGAAGTGTGCCTCATTTATTTGCTTCATGCGTGTTGTTTTACGAGCCTCTGTGTTGCCTGTGAGTTAGCAAATAGCATCTTGGCTACCTACACTAATGCaataaatgaaatcaatgaTTACGGATACCTTGTGGTCCCTCTGTTTGAGCAGGTCGTCCACCTTCTCTTTACTCAGGCACCACAGAGGCATGTTGAGGATGTAGTTGAAGTTTGGCCCCGACGTGGAGCCCGAGTCCACCGAGCCGTCGCTCTCGTTTCCGTCGCGGTAATCTTCCTCCTGGGCCTGttaagagaaaaacagaaatcctGTAAATTCTGCTTCTTCTGCCATGATTAATGTGCATTTGCTGACGTGGTGTTCAAGAAGAGCTCCCCTTTGTGTTGAGATGGCCCAAGGAATTCTACTACTTCGTTACTCGTGTTGTTGTTGAGCGGGTTCATGTGTGTACAGTTAAAGCCACGGTACCTTTTCCTGGGACTTGGACCAGGCTACCACTGGATCCAACTCAAAGCCTTTCTGCACCAGCATGCGGATCAGTTCCCGTTTGGTTTTGTTCTCTGTAaggagcagagagaaaacaggctGTAACCAGGCAGCCGACGTGGAAGGGCCGTACACTCGCATTCTCTCTCAAGTGGCCTTCAGGGCGCGACTCCTCCACGAGTGAAAAACAAGTCTGAATGCACAGAAGCCCACTTCTCGCATGATTTATTCCattgtaaccatttaaaaatgatcTTAAAAAATAGTTTAGAGTTTCAAATCGGCATCCTTACCGATTGCTATTTTTCCCTCGATCTTCTCCAGGACAAAGCGAGCCTGGTTGCTCAGTTTGGCCGCCTCGGATCCCAGGCTGCCCAGTAACCAGTCCTTCCTCAGCTTGTAGTAGGTCAGGCGGAGCTCGTAGAACTCCCGGAGGATGTCTTGGACCGAATCGTACCTCTTGAGACAGCCCATGTGGTCAAACAGCACCTGAGGTAttaagggtttaaaaaaaaaaaaaaaaatctgttaatGACAACTTTATTAAACGCATgattttctgaagaaaaaaaacccagtgaGGCCAAGCCATCCATCAAACCAAAAAGATGTCAGTCTACCATTGAGTTGCAGGTGAGGCTGGACTGCAGCTTGAAGACTTTGTGGAGGCCGACTGCCTCGGCCTGAGCCAGTTTCTCCTCAGACAAGCGGACCACAAACTTGAccgttgtgtctgtgtgatacTCCTTGTAGTCGTAGATGAGAGCTGGTGTTTTGTCATTGCCCTGCAGCATGGGCTCCAGCACAGACTCCTTATACGCCTGCACACCACGGGGGAAGAAACAAAGTtatgtacagaataaacaacagTGTTACTATCAGTGAATGTTCCGGGTTCTACGTAACTTTCATCtggagtaaaaaaagaaatccagtaCAAGCGCAACTGAGCAACTAAGCGTGATTGTACCTGCGTCCAAGTCCGAACGGGAAGCTCCGTGATCTCGATGGTGTTTCTGTCAATGACCAACACCTCTCCACTGACCAGGTACTGGTTCTGACCCAGTTCGTGAATCACCCCTTTGAAGTTTTTGTACCCTCCACTGACCAGGTACTGGTTCTGACCCAGTTCGTGAATCACCCCTTTGAAGTTTTTGTACCTGGGAAGCTGTGTGGGGAGCAGAAGGGATACAAGTACATCAGGTCCAATGTTTCACTACAGTCATACTGTAGATGTTCTCTCCTCTCGGACTACGAGCAACGAGACCCTTTGTTTATCTTAACAATGTGATTTAATAACAGACTATTCCAggacactacacacacactggctctcATTATAGGTGTTCATATCAGCAGCGATGCTAATTTGGGAGAGTTTAAACAAACAGTTTGTAGTTCATATCAATGATAGTTAGAATAAATAATAGAATATAACCGTAACATTCAACTTAACGCCGCAGTAGTTTACCATCGGCAGCGGATCCTGGTGGTTGAGCAGCCGGTTGATGTTGTTGACGATCTCTCGGGGGTCGTAGTTGGGGATCTTACACGCCCAGCCCGTCCCGATGCCCTCGGCTCCGTTGACCAGCACCATCGGGATGATGGGAATGTACCACTCCGGCTCCACCTTCTGGTTGTCATCGTACAGGAACTTGAGCAGGTTGGAATCCCCGGACGGGAACAACAGCTTGGCGAGCGGACTGCAGCAAAAAGAGGACATAAATATGGCGGCAAACACTAGAACGCGGCTGCTTTTGTTGGTCGTTGCGTTACCTGAGCATGGTGAAGATGTAACGAGGGCTGGCGGCGTCTTTGCCTCCGTTGATGCGAGTGCCGAACTGACCGAGCGGCTGCAGGATGTTCACGTTGTTGCTGCCCACAAAGTTCTGGGCCAAGTTGACGATGGTCATCATGAGAGCTTGCTGCGGCGACCAATGGGAAACGAGTGGTCGGTTATGATGATAGAATAAAGGATCCCTGAAATAATCTGGCCGTGTTGAATAAAACCGTTTTGGAGGCTGATCTCGCTTCACAGCACAAAGAACCCTTCGCACCTGAATACATGTGTATCTATATTAATGAATACAAGTATCATATAGACATCATAACCTGAGGATAAGCTCAgataatttgaaaaaaacatactttaaaTATCTCCTGTGAATGCACCACAGGAAACACAGATATGGGGGATCATTTCTAAATGAAGTCCTGTGCTAATAAAGATTTAAACAGCTAACATTTAGGTCCCCTTGAAAGTTAACTCAATTCAAGGGGAATTATTTCACACTGGTAGGTCGGTTAGAAATATCCAGCGACTCTAAACATGCAGTGGGCCGTACCTCTCCGTGATGGTAGGCGGACATCTCTGCAACTGAGCCGGCCAGCTGTGCTACCTTCACTTCCCTCTTGTCGTTCCTCTTCAAGCAGGTGAACAGCACCTTCCTCTGGCCGGGCTTCAAACCTGCGCACAACACAAACCATCCACACGTGAATCATTCGCACAAAGACGGGACAGGGGAGTGATGGTTCCAGCCGGGAACAACGGCACGGTCAAGGAGGCGTAGCAGCGGCCCTCCACAGTTCACAGAGATGAGGCGAATGTACGAACCGTCAACCAAGGACGGGATGGATCTCTCGTTGTCGGAGTTGGAGAACAGAATCAGCTCTTTGTTGATGAAGTCATTGTAGGAGAGGTGCCTGGCTTGAGTTCCATACAGGTAttgctgagaagaagaagaagaagaagaaattgaAATTTGAACATGCACACTCCACTCAGTGGCATAGCGGTGTATCACAATGTGACACAACGTtgagcaaaaacacaaacctcTGGCAGGCCGTGCATCCTCCTCTGGCGTCTGTCCTCCATGAAGTTGGTCAGCCACTCTTTCCGGTCATCCGTCTTCTTCTTGCTGAAGGCCTGGAGGCAAACGCAGCAGGTCAGCCTCCATGTAACGCTTTACTTGCAGCATTTTGTCATGGTTCTAAGTTTGATGTCTTTAAAGCACAGATTACCACGTTACCAAACGATGGCTGACATTCCTACACTATTAGACCGCAGCGTCTCGGACGGCATCTAGAGAACAGAGTGTTGGCTTCTCACTGACCAGGGTGATTGCAGCGTCGTCCTCGGCCCCGCTGTACCGGAAGGAAATGCGATGCTTCTCCATGTCGGCAAAGTATTCCTTTGCCTCTTTGCTTGTGCTCGTTCCCAAACCTGGAGCACAAATGTGACATTTGCTATTCAAGGAACCGAAGGAGCTTTGGTTTTTATACAAATGCTCATCTGCAAAGTTTATATTGATATAATCAACACTTTGGAATCAAACCTTTGTAGTACTTTATATGCCAAGTTTTAAAgttctctgtgtttttcttccactcATCAAACTCTGGAATGCTGTAGAAGACCGACTCCTGCTTGTTCTTGGTTACCTGCAGACCACAAATGAATCAGAAACGTCCAGCTTCACTGCAGCTTTGTGTAGACATGTAgtcataataataatctgtGTTGTATTAGGACGTTCCTGCAGTTTAGTGCTGCTTGTTGTCAGATGGCAATGtacacagtgagtgtgtgtgtgtgtgtgtggctcgcTTACTTTGACAATGGGTGTGATGAACTCCTCCAGGAATGTGTGTTTCAGCAGAGACGGCCAGTTGTGGTGGAAGAAGTTGATGAGCAGACCTTTGATATGCGAGCCGTCTTGATCCTGGGGCAAGACGGGAAATGTTTAGAGCTACTGGTTTAGCAGCTGGGAATAATGTGAGTGCTCCTGAGCCAAGTCACCTGATCAGTCATGATCATGATCTTGCCGTAGCGCAGGCTCTTCAGTGACTCGGGGTCTTCATAGCTCTTCTTGTATTGGAGGCCCACGATTTTGATGATGTTGTTGATCTCAGCATTTTCCATGATCTGTTGAAAGAATGAAGCTATATTCAGCTGCAAAGCATATGATACTTAAGCTCCATCAAGACTAAGACTACCAAACAAGTGcaaatgtgacattaaaaacGAAGAAGAATACACGAGGATCAGGTGCACTGCCAGGCATTCTCTTCAGAAGACCATCAGCCGGTACTCAAATATTAACAGGTCGCAACTATTTGGGAGCTGGCTTGGTCACAActataaaaacaaaccaaaacatctTCTCACTACCATCCAGCGTCGTACCTGCTTGTGCGTCGCCTCTCGCACGTTAAGGATCTTGCCCCTCAGGGGGAACACCCCGTAGCGATCCCGCCCGATGACTCCCAGCCCGGAGACGGCCAGCGACTTGGCCGAGTCCCCCTCGGTGAGGATGAGTGTGCATTCGCCAGAGTGTTTGCCACCTGTGGCACGGGCGTGGAAGCGGGTTAGTCGATCTACTTGCTGTGCGTCACTGTGTAATTTATCCTGGCCATGCCGTTAAGAGAAACACTCCATAGCCCCTCCCCGGTAAGCCGTGGCGCTGCTAACACACCTGCGTCGTTGGCGTCGTCCAGCTTGGGGATGCCTTTGATCTTGCTGTACTTCACAGACGAGCACTTCTTGTTGAGCTGTGTCTGAGCTTTGAACTTCACCCAGTTGAGGATACTCTCAACGATCCCGCAGTTGGTTGCCTGCGGGGAGACGGAGACACAAAAGTTGCTTCGTCATAACAGGCACCAACCAGGTTGGTTGGGGAGGTGGCAGCGAATGGGAAGTGTCCTCACTCCTCTGATGAACTTGTCCGAGAGAGGACACTTGGACCCGAAGCTCTTGGTCTGGAGCGTCATGTTCTCCTTGGTCTGGGAGTCAAATGTGGGGTTCTCGATCAGTGCGTTCACAAACACCCAGATGTGGTTCTTCACCTGAAGCACAGAGGAAAGGAGGGCgcttcattttaaaacacactttgagttaaaaagaaaatgtataaaatccctCATTCGCCTACCTGGAAGGGTTTGACTGTCACTCCggccttgttcttcttcttcaccactTCAATGAGTTTGGCCACTATCTGGTCCACCACATAGTCAACGTGTCTGCCTCCCTGAAAACAGACGCACCCTCCGTGTTAGAAAGCCCatttgccccccaccccccgtccccccacgTGGGTCGTGTCTCGCCGGTGGTTTTCAGGCACCTTGGTCGTGGCGATGCTGTTGACGAAGCCGATCTGCTGGAACCCCTTCTCGCTCAGGGTGAGGCAAACCTCCCAGCGGTCGTTCACAGTCTCGTTCACCACCTTCAGGGCGACGCCCATCTCGTCCAGTTTATCCTTCACGTACAGATCCACGTAGCTGCGGAACCCGGTCACCTTCAGTGACCGAAAAGAGGGGGCGAGTTAGGTTTAATGGGTCGATAGCAAAGTAATCTGTGATGAGATGAAGAAACCTACAGGTAGTTTCTTCCCGTTCAGCGTGACTTTGACCCCCCTGCAGGAACCAGCAACATCGTATGCTCTGCGAGTCAGAAGAGCTACAGTGTCCTTGTCCAGTTTCTCCATCTGGAACTTGGAGAGGTCCGGCTGGAAGGTCACGCAGGTAAAATCATCCCCGTCAAAGAACTTGATCTTGGGCTCAGACGTCTTGCTCATGTTGTTCTGCCACGTCTGAGGACGATTGAAAAGCAAACATTGGAATACAAAAACACTGCAGACTTTCCCGTATCCATTTCTACACCATTGTATTATCTTCTTATAATATGACCACTTTTACTGCATCGAGGGGAGTCAGTTCCAAACAACCGTGATGTCACCCGGTGATTTACAAATGTACCCATGAAACCCTTAAGGGTGTAACCACAAAAAGTGATAACATACACCCCCTTACCTGAGGTATGATCACCAGTCAAAACCCTATAAAACAGCAATTACTTCACTCAATTATCACGTAGCGCCAGGGAAGATTTGTCATTAAAATCTGCGAGAAATCAGAATAAATCTTTCTTTACTGTCAGTAGGGACATGAGCTGCATTTACTTCCTTCAGGGTGCGAAGCAAGACGTGCGCCATTTGTAATTTTAGAAACAACAGAATAGGTTCTCAGAAGGAAGGAGACGATGAAAGCGTCTTGTATTGATTACCGCCAACTAGTTTGTTCTTATTAAAGAACAAAATATCCTATTTGGAGCAGCGATAGGAACTTTTTACTGCACAAACCCATCAAAGCACACCAGAGGCATCCACACCTGCTTGAAACTGTGTCTGTACTCCTTGCAGGCGGTTTCCACTGTGAACTTGGTGCTGAAGATGTTGCAGAGTTTGGCCCCGTAGCCGTTCCTTCCACCTGCGTCCAAACAAGACAGTTCACAGTTAGAAAGATTCACCGTCCTGGACGGCCTTCAGCAACCACCTTTTAATACGCAAAAAGATGCCTCCTCTTACCGGTGACCTTTTTCTCGTCGTCGTCGTAGTTGCTCGAGGTGAGCAGGTGGCCGAAAATGAGAGCCGGGACGTACATCTTCTCGTCCTTGTGCTCCACCACAGGGATTCCTTTACCGTTGTTCCAGATAGAAACGGTGTTGGACTCTCTGGTGGCGGATGGAGTTACAGAGAGAACATGAATAGAACGTAGACACAGTCGATCTGTTCCAGGGGGCAACTGAAGACATGGCATCAAATATCATATTCATTACATCTGGTTGGATTCTTAttgaggttttaaaaaaaaaaagtattccacAAGTCCTCCGTGTCACAGTTAACATTCTGTCTCGCTCCGTCGGCTACGTCTGCTTCCAGCTGGCTTAAACAGCACCACATCAGGTCACATGAATGACACAGGAGCCATTTTGCATCCAGCACACACGTTAAAATGAAAGTCAGTATGTAACTGGGGTCCCTGGGAATTCTGGAGTCGACGACAGATGTGCTGCGGTGACTCAAAATGACGCCACCAGTGCTTCGTGATAAGCTCGGCCCACGGACCGGCGCGGGGAGCATCCACATCTCCATTAAATCACATTAGCAGCCGAGTCATGAGTGCGGCGGGGCTAATGGTATCATTTATTCGGCgggggatggaggggaggggggggagcagcagcagctcggctGAAGGACGCAGCGGATGGAGGCGGGCTGAAGGTGAGGCCGATACCAAACAAGAACGCGGTGCATTTCAGCACAGGATCCAGGTCTCAGACCTCATCTGCCTTATCGGCTGTTTCCCCC
This genomic interval from Pungitius pungitius chromosome 17, fPunPun2.1, whole genome shotgun sequence contains the following:
- the top2b gene encoding DNA topoisomerase 2-beta; its protein translation is MSNGAAGSTGLAWMEAANGRGDAGKMVEDSKKAKAASKLSVERVYQKKTQLEHILLRPDTYIGTVEPITQQMWVFDEEIGMNQREITYVPGLYKIFDEILVNAADNKQRDKNMNAIKITIDPESNTVSIWNNGKGIPVVEHKDEKMYVPALIFGHLLTSSNYDDDEKKVTGGRNGYGAKLCNIFSTKFTVETACKEYRHSFKQTWQNNMSKTSEPKIKFFDGDDFTCVTFQPDLSKFQMEKLDKDTVALLTRRAYDVAGSCRGVKVTLNGKKLPVTGFRSYVDLYVKDKLDEMGVALKVVNETVNDRWEVCLTLSEKGFQQIGFVNSIATTKGGRHVDYVVDQIVAKLIEVVKKKNKAGVTVKPFQVKNHIWVFVNALIENPTFDSQTKENMTLQTKSFGSKCPLSDKFIRGATNCGIVESILNWVKFKAQTQLNKKCSSVKYSKIKGIPKLDDANDAGGKHSGECTLILTEGDSAKSLAVSGLGVIGRDRYGVFPLRGKILNVREATHKQIMENAEINNIIKIVGLQYKKSYEDPESLKSLRYGKIMIMTDQDQDGSHIKGLLINFFHHNWPSLLKHTFLEEFITPIVKVTKNKQESVFYSIPEFDEWKKNTENFKTWHIKYYKGLGTSTSKEAKEYFADMEKHRISFRYSGAEDDAAITLAFSKKKTDDRKEWLTNFMEDRRQRRMHGLPEQYLYGTQARHLSYNDFINKELILFSNSDNERSIPSLVDGLKPGQRKVLFTCLKRNDKREVKVAQLAGSVAEMSAYHHGEQALMMTIVNLAQNFVGSNNVNILQPLGQFGTRINGGKDAASPRYIFTMLSPLAKLLFPSGDSNLLKFLYDDNQKVEPEWYIPIIPMVLVNGAEGIGTGWACKIPNYDPREIVNNINRLLNHQDPLPMLPSGGYKNFKGVIHELGQNQYLVSGEVLVIDRNTIEITELPVRTWTQAYKESVLEPMLQGNDKTPALIYDYKEYHTDTTVKFVVRLSEEKLAQAEAVGLHKVFKLQSSLTCNSMVLFDHMGCLKRYDSVQDILREFYELRLTYYKLRKDWLLGSLGSEAAKLSNQARFVLEKIEGKIAIENKTKRELIRMLVQKGFELDPVVAWSKSQEKAQEEDYRDGNESDGSVDSGSTSGPNFNYILNMPLWCLSKEKVDDLLKQRDHKRAELNDLQKKQPEDLWKEDLAVFIEELDKVELQEREEQSLGKAVKLVKGKVGKPKAKKLNLEETMPSPFGRRVEPPTLAIRSDAAKKLSRKKKSDVEPGVKLEFDEEGLPVEGGAAENAAAKPKAPRVKKEKKEPGAPRVRKTPAPKGTPVKKAKKRNPWSEDESKSDSDAEDIQPVIPRETKSQRASASKPKYTFDFSEEEEEEEEEDADADGEENGGAGDAASSPTRPFKDDFAASSEAKERYSDHKEEDDDDNEDNEDSYSAPQLKTTSAAPAAKKKETTSIFSSKSAFSEKSNDSDGSKSDSDGGGDGGGRGFSTYSSSSAFDKLSQAKKAAKKPSEAAAKPKKPPAPKAKKPDKSIWDSDSDTGSKKPAPAPAPAPAALKGKGRGRKRKGSGSEDEYSPMKKAAKAAKPVGRKPQKPPPSDDDDDDSNGVGAASRDRPGRAKKEVKYFVESDNAEEDDFDDMFN